A window from Symphalangus syndactylus isolate Jambi chromosome 22, NHGRI_mSymSyn1-v2.1_pri, whole genome shotgun sequence encodes these proteins:
- the AADACL4 gene encoding arylacetamide deacetylase-like 4, protein MAVPWLVLLLALPVFFLGVFVWAVFEHCLTTDIPATLQHPAKLRFLHCIFLYLVTLGNIFEKLGICSMPKFIRFLHDNVRIKKDPELVVTDLRFGTIPVRLFQPKAASSRPRRGIIFYHGGGTVFGSLDCYHGLCNYLARETDSVLLMIGYRKLPDHHSPALFRDCMNASIHFLKALETYGVDSSRVVVCGESIGGAVVAAITQALVGRSDLPRIRAQVLIYPIVQAFCLQLPSFQQNQNVPLLSRKFMVTYLCNYLAIDLSWRDAILNGTCVPPDVWRKYEKWLSPDNIPKKFKNRGYQPWSPGPFNEAAYLEAKHMLDVENSPLIADDEVIAQLPEAFLVSCENDILRDDSLLYKKRLEDQGVRVTWYHLEDGFHGSIIFFDKKPLSFPCSLKTVNAVVSYVKGI, encoded by the exons ATGGCTGTCCCATGGCTAGTGCTACTCTTGGCATTGCCCGTCTTTTTCCTGGGGGTCTTTGTCTGGGCTGTCTTTGAGCACTGCCTCACCACGGATATTCCTGCTACCTTGCAGCATCCCGCCAAGTTGAGATTCCTGCATTGCATATTCCTCTACCTGGTCACTTTG GGGAATATATTTGAGAAGCTGGGAATTTGCTCCATGCCCAAATTTATTCGTTTTTTACATGATAACGTGAGAATTAAAAAGGACCCTGAACTTGTGGTTACCGACCTGCGTTTTGGGACGATACCCGTGAGGCTGTTCCAGCCCAAGGCAGCATCCTCCAGACCCCGGCGAGGCATCATCTTCTACCATGGAGGGGGCACAGTATTTGGGAGCCTGG ATTGTTACCATGGCCTGTGCAATTATCTGGCCCGGGAGACTGACTCTGTACTTCTGATGATTGG GTACCGCAAGCTTCCTGACCACCATTCCCCTGCCCTTTTCCGAGACTGCATGAATGcctccattcacttcctgaaggccCTGGAAACCTATGGGGTGGACTCCTCCAGGGTTGTGGTCTGTGGAGAAAGCATCGGAGGCGCGGTGGTGGCCGCCATCACTCAGGCCTTGGTGGGCAGATCGGATCTTCCCCGGATCCGGGCTCAGGTTCTGATTTATCCAATTGTCCAGGCATTCTGTTTGCAGTTGCCATCCTTTCAGCAGAACCAAAATGTCCCGTTACTTTCCCGGAAGTTCATGGTGACTTATCTGTGTAACTATCTGGCCATTGACCTCTCCTGGCGTGATGCCATCTTGAACGGCACTTGTGTACCCCCAGATGTCTGGAGGAAGTATGAGAAGTGGCTCAGCCCCGACAACATCCCCAAGAAATTTAAGAACAGAGGCTACCAACCCTGGTCTCCCGGCCCTTTTAATGAAGCTGCCTATCTAGAAGCCAAACATATGCTGGATGTAGAAAATTCACCCCTGATAGCAGATGATGAGGTCATCgctcagcttcctgaggccttcctggTGAGCTGTGAGAATGACATACTCCGTGATGACAGCTTGCTCTATAAGAAGCGCTTGGAGGACCAGGGGGTCCGCGTGACATGGTACCACCTGGAGGATGGTTTTCACGGATCCATTATCTTTTTTGATAAGAAGCCTCTCTCTTTCCCATGTTCCCTGAAGACTGTGAATGCTGTAGTCAGTTATGTAAAGGGCATATGA